A region of Zerene cesonia ecotype Mississippi unplaced genomic scaffold, Zerene_cesonia_1.1 Zces_u002, whole genome shotgun sequence DNA encodes the following proteins:
- the LOC119838313 gene encoding zinc finger MIZ domain-containing protein 1 produces MSGGGENAQFGATAAMVAAASTAAMQDSQPFSQMQSNMAMGNPQYSAMNGYGQQRSHNPAMTGMGMGNNGSMNGMNGINGMNGMTGMTGMGQMGNASMNGINPMAQMANMGMHANIMSSQMGPGQMGGSTKMGPGYQRRHAPYPTGTMLMGSRKSQYMGGQPGFGPGQYPSGYGGRPGFQGQYPPQQPLGPSGNFGPTMRGNMRQSTPPYSNQGQYFNGGVPNHFPQHQTNSAQYGGQYSGQFAQEVAMRTNSYQHSPVPGNPTPPLTPASSMPPYISPNADVKPHFNELKPPIGMQNDELRLTFPVRDGIILPPFRLEHNLAVSNHVFQLKPTVHSTLIWRSDLELQLKCFHHEDRQMNTNWPASVQVSVNATPLIIDRGENKTSHKPLYLKEVCQPGRNTIQITVSACCCSHLFVLQLVHRPSVRSVLQGLLRKRLLTADHCIAKIKMNFNQTSSSGNSNTNTSNERDSIEQTALKVSLKCPITFKKITLPARGHECKHIQCFDLESYLQLNCERGSWRCPVCNKPAQLEGLEVDQYMWGILNTLNNSDVDEVTIDSGANWKAAKISTNTGIKQEDDSNDSSGKRGKAVSPGSMNMPTMNNWDQALSPYLPPDMNTIASGSMISSYQGNQNRTSGSNSQNYDFGMNNGPGSNEYAGNGPLSHLNESVNSLDPLNAMEKSLNEQMPHTPHTPHTPGSAHTPGGGGAHTPGSSHTPGPPSVGHHSLNDVDIPADLNFDPAAVIDGEGTDNLNLLPETSVDPMELLSYLDAPALGELLATPPSSSSSAGSHPPRAPSSDDLLALFE; encoded by the exons ATGAGCGGCGGGGGCGAGAACGCGCAGTTCGGCGCCACCGCCGCGATGGTTGCCGCGGCCAGCACGGCCGCGATGCAGGACTCACAGCCATTCTCGCAG ATGCAAAGCAACATGGCTATGGGAAATCCTCAATATAGTGCGATGAATGGTTACGGTCAGCAGCGTAGCCATAATCCCGCAATGACCGGGATGGGTATGGGCAATAATGGGAGTATGAATGGCATGAATGGCATTAACGGGATGAATGGTATGACAGGTATGACTGGGATGGGGCAAATGGGGAATGCTTCAATGAACGGAATAAATCCTATGGCCCAGATGGCTAATATGGGAATGCACGCCAATATTATGTCCTCGCAAATGGGACCCGGTCAAATGGGAGGATCAACGAAGATGGGTCCTGGATATCAGAGGCGGCATGCTCCGTACCCAACGGGTACTATGCTGATGGGCTCAAGAAAAAGTCAATATATGGGAGGACAGCCCGGATTTGGTCCTGGACAGTACCCCTCAGGATATGGTGGTCGACCTGGTTTTCAAGGGCAATACCCACCCCAACAACCATTAGGTCCAAGCGGTAACTTCGGACCGACAATGCGAGGGAACATGAGACAGTCAACGCCACCTTATTCTAACCAGggacaatattttaatggtgGAGTCCCAAATCATTTTCCTCAGCATCAAACCAATTCCGCTCAATATGGTGGGCAATACAGTGGTCAATTTGCGCAAGAGGTGGCCATGCGAACGAATAGTTACCAGCATAGTCCTGTGCCTGGCAACCCAACACCACCTCTTACTCCAGCTAGTAGTATGCCGCCATATATAAGTCCAAATGCTGATGTTAAACCTCATTTTAATGAGCTCAAGCCACCGATTGGTATGCAAA ATGATGAGCTTCGATTAACATTCCCTGTAAGAGATGGTATTATATTGCCACCATTTAGGTTAGAACATAATTTGGCAGTTAGCAACCacgtttttcaattaaaacccACAGTACACTCTACGTTAATATGGag ATCGGATCTGGaactacaattaaaatgtttccatCATGAGGATCGACAAATGAATACTAATTGGCCTGCAAGCGTCCAGGTCTCAGTAAATGCCACGCCATTGATAATAGACAGAGGTGAAAACAAAACGTCGCATAAACCATTGTACCTGAAAGAAGTCTGCCAACCTGGCAGAAACACTATACAGATAACGGTTTCGGCATGTTGCTGT TCACACTTATTTGTACTGCAATTAGTACATCGACCCAGCGTAAGAAGTGTATTACAAGGACTGTTGAGAAAACGATTATTAACAGCAGATCATTGCATTgccaaaattaaaatgaacttTAATCAGACATCTTCAAGCGGGAACAGCAACACCAATACTTCTAATGAAAGAGACAGTATTGAACAAACAGCattaaaagtttcattaaaatgtccGATaacttttaagaaaataacgtTACCGGCACGAGGTCATGAATGTAAACATATACAGTGCTTTGACTTAGAATCTTACCTACAACTTAACTGTGAAAGAGGTTCTTGGAGATGTCCAGTTTGCAA taaaCCAGCTCAATTGGAAGGATTAGAGGTAGATCAGTATATGTGGGGTATccttaatacattaaataactcGGATGTAGACGAAGTAACAATTGACAGTGGAGCAAATTGGAAAGCAgcaaaaatatcaacaaacaCTGGCATAAAG CAAGAAGATGATAGCAACGATAGCAGTGGGAAACGAGGAAAAGCTGTGTCACCTGGTTCAATGAACATGCCTACAATGAACAATTGGGATCAGGCTTTGTCGCCATATCTACCTCCAGATATGAACACGATAGCAAGTGGATCTATGATCTCATCCTATCAAGGGAATCAGAATAGAACATCCGGTTCCAACAGTCAAAACTATGATTTCGGCATGAACAATGGCCCTGGAAGCAATGAATACGCAGGCAATGGACCATTATCACATCTCAATGAAAGCGTCAATTCTTTAGACCCCCTAAACGCAATGGAAAAAAGTCTAAATGAACAG atGCCACACACGCCACACACACCTCATACGCCCGGGTCAGCTCATACTCCTGGAGGAGGTGGTGCTCATACACCTGGCTCCAGTCACACGCCAGGTCCACCTTCCGTTGGACATCATTCTTTGAATGATGTCGATATTCCTGCAGACTTAAATTTTGACCCAGCTGCAGTAATAGACGGCGAGGGGACCGATAACTTAAAC TTGTTACCGGAAACAAGTGTAGATCCCATGGAATTACTTTCATACCTGGATGCACCTGCTCTTGGTGAGCTTTTAGCGACGCCACCTTCATCGTCATCGTCAGCAGGTTCACACCCACCACGTGCTCCTTCATCTGATGATTTATTAGCGCTATTTGAATGA